TGAAAAATAGAGGATATTAATAGTCTTTTCAGACAATTATAGATATTTTTCTGTGATGGTACATCAAAACTCATTAAGTGGTAGTTTATTAAAGGTTTattgcaatgtggaatctgaaaccatattaTGCATCTTCTGTACTCTTAGATTAaaatccattgatctattttgctCTATGAAATGGATATTTTATCCTCTCGTGATTTTGTAAGCACCATGAACCGGTCATTTGGATAATAAAGGCTCACCGAGTTATCCAGATCTTCCAGATACTAACACCTTTCATTATATAATATCAAAAAGTCACTTTTGTTAATATcacctccaaactcatcaaaaaaCTCTTAAAGTACCGGGAAGCGGTCAAGTTCACCATGATGGATATGAGTTTTCCAAAAGTctcattttcacttgaaagctcaaattttattatGGGCAGTAAGTACTGTCTGTCATTTTCCTTGAAGTGAAGGctcactttattcattttttaagaaaatatctgcCAAGTACCCAAGACTGAATAATGACAGTTTCTATCTGTTGGTAGTTCTGTCAAGTAAAAAAGGtgtttcataaagaaaaaaaaaaagctgcaagtGCTGCTCAAACCTAGACAATCACACAAGTGCTTTTCCTCAAGAAAACCATCTTCTTTCAGAGCATATTGGAAATGCTGTGTGCACACCCTCCAGTTTGTTACCAGAGTATTAAAAAGATGTGTGTTCAAAGGTCAagatttaatataattaataaatttactGCTTCCTTAGGACATCCTTAAGTGAAACtggcagttttttcttttcttcctgtgaGAGCATGGCAGTGAGGAATGCCAGGGATTACTGCTGCAATTTCATACCACTGCTCTGATCTGTGCTCAGGTGTCCACAGGTTTCCTCCTCATCACGTCTGCACCCTCGATGAAAATGTCAACACCGTGAAAAGAGCAAACAATATCTATCTATTATTGTGAAAACAGTTTGGACCTTGCAGACCCACTGAAAGGGCCTTCAGGGGCTCCCTGGGGCTTAtgaaccacactttgaaaaccactgatctagatGATCCAGGGTCCTTCAGATCATTTTATGACAGAGGGAGGTCAAGTTAACCTAGCCCCAGAGCAGGAACATAAATGGTCGCTGTTGGCTGTTCCAAGTGAGCTGGAGCTGCTCTGATTCTCCTGTCTGATGGGAATGGAAAGAGCTCAGTAGCCAGATCGGTGGCTGCGTACCAGGTACTGAAGGCTATGCTCATCGACTCTAGCAAATATGCAATTCTACCAGCCCTGCACAGCCTGCGCAACTGTGCTAATACTCGACTGAGTTTGTGGTAGATCACTGTCATCTGCCAGGACCCAGCTGGTGTTGTAGGGACCAACTAGTGAATTGCACGTGGATAAGACAGGGAGGCGATAACCTCTGccatttcccctccctgtgttgctgctgtttttgttgtttgctgTCTTGGCTGCCGGGTTGGGGAAGATGTTTTGGAGACTTCCTCTTGGCCTTCCTTAAAAAAACATCTTTTACCCCACTGGTCAAGGAACCAATGTGGAGGTCTCCCAACTACCATTAAGTGCATTCCAATTATATGCTTGGGATGGAGAAATAACCCCAGGTCGGGGGGAGGTTAACTGACCCAATGCATCCACTCTGAGCTGGACCCTGACCAGCCTCCATTTATAAGCTGGCCTGCAATTGCCACTGCTCCAACAGGGAGACCATAGTGGCACTCTGGATTCCTGAGTATTAGTGTCAACTCAGATTTTGTGCCTATCAGTCCTCTAAGGATGGATGTTTCCTCTCCTCCATGCACAGTAAACTGAACACAGCCATAGGTTCTCTGGGGGAAGGACTGAGGGTATTTCTAGTGACTACACCTAGTACTGTGTTGCAGGATCATTCATCACAGGCACCTGGCCTCTCCTTCGGTCAAGGGGTTCTGGGCCTGAGAAGTGGTTTAGGTTTGACAATGGGGCAGGGGGTTGTGGCTTCTTTATTAGGCTAAATACTTCAGGCCTCCTAACCATCCACATGTGATTTGTTTTGAGTGCTTACGTTAAACGATGCTCTTGCCAATGGCCCATCTATCCAGCCTCTCAGGTCACTGTGCTCTTTTTACCACCTCCATAGCTCTCTGTGAATTGGCTTCTGGCTGCCACTCTGCTCTTGTCACTTGTTGCCATAATTATGGGAGGAACATCATATAACCCAAGAGGTGCAATTTCCATAACCATGTCCTAACCTTATTTTATAGGATTTCAATAAAGTTAGCATCTATTCATTCCTAACATTTCACCTTCCTTATAATAactatgctttaaaaatgtaaagcatcACTGTTCTGAGGTTCCCACAAAAAAGGTTAACTTAATTTCTATATTACAATGCTTCTGCTCAGATATCCTGCCCATGTTTAAGCCAAAATCAGTAGTTTACTCAAGagataattaaaaaaactttttttttgctctttcagcaaatatttatggagtctAATGTATTTAAGGCTCTTTGCTGAGTGTGAGAGGAAAATAGCAAGGCAAGTTTTCTGACCGAGAAATTGTTCAGCCTAATGAATTGCCTATGGCTGGCTGGGATCCTGTGACCAGTTCACGCGGTCAAAAAACCGTTCTGCAGACTCAGGAAGACACGGACTTAGGGGCCAACACTGTGTGCTCAAGCTGAGAGAGCGCAGCAGGGGATTTACTACCCTGGAGCTGTGCTGAAAGACGACCCCTGGCCATACTGCGCTCACTCTAACCAAGTCCCCGCGTACTGCCCCAGCTGCTGGAGCCACAGAGTCCCGAACTAGGACATGCGCGCAGGTGTGGGCAAGGCACTCAATGGGGGTTTCAGCTGAAAATAACTTCTATTTGCATATTTTCAtcctttgaaaaaggaaaaaaaacgcCACTTTATCACATTTAATCTAGACTGTGACTAGCACACTATTCTGTGTTAATCACAAAGTGTGTATAGAGCTTAAGACATCCTCAATGAAAGTAGGATTTCCGCCGATTGACAGTACGCTCCCCTTCTTGACCTTTCAGTATACTGTGACATATGGTTGTTTTCTACTCTGAAATGAGTTAACTGgacaagaaaacaaactttttatatataaataggggtaagcaattttttaaaacagtgtggggaccaccatgtctTAAGTTGTAGCTTGAATGCACACTAGTCATTCCATCCATAATAcgattttgtttccttcttgaCAAAACAGCAAGCCTGGATTTTTCTGGCCATTCTTGGGCATACAGAGAAGATCAATATTAGAAAAGGCTTTTCCAGCTATTCTTATCTTCTATCACCTTTGGGAAAATTGGGAAAATAACCTTGAGTTCTGTAAATTGTTTGGCTCATTCCCTTATCAGTAACTGGTCTTTTAGGGCTGCAAATGGACTGAACTGTACCCCCTTACacatcaaaattcatatgttgaagccttaacccccaatgtggCTGTTATCTGGAGACAGAATACttagaagattaaatgaggtcataagtgcAGGGCCCTTATCCAGTAGGACTGTGGCCTTATCAGAGGAagacctctctgtctctctctctctctgtctctctctctctctctgtctctctctctctctctcatcagaATCTCACCAGGCTGGTCTCAAATGTCCATACTCTAGAACTATGAgcaaataaattcctgttgtttaagtccCAAAGTCTAcgatattttgttacagcagcccaaaccaACTAAGACAAGGGTTTAGCTTTCAACTATTTTGAGATCCTGATTATTAGATTAGTTTAGTAAAACATACtgattaagagcacaggcttGTAGTCACACTCAGGTTCAAATACTATGTGATTTGGAGGCAAGTTACTTTATCTCCAAGGTTCAGTTTTCTCaattataaaatagggataacaatTCCTCACAACATTTTTGTGGTATGATCATACAGGGACACTTACTTAATACCTGGTATATAATATAGATTTTATATAACAAGAATGactttttaatgaattattgATTTCATAAAATTGTGGTAGGAAAAATCTTACCCATCAGATCCTTGCAAGTGGGGTGGAATAAGGTTCTGTTCtgtgtttccaattttttcttactttcaaaCTTTTAGTTAAGAATCAGCTCCTACTTGAATGAAACAGACGCATACTTTCCCACTAAGAAAACGAGAAAACGTAAAATAAGCAGTTTTCTATATGCTTATTTGGCTTAATCACAAACTGTAAGTAACTTCAATAGACAATTGAGCTTGCGATCTAATCATTGCTAGAATGGCCACAAACTACGTTTTATAAAGACATGTTTTAGTAGGTGTCctataatttgttaatatgtctGTAAAACCACCACACAGCATGTCACCTTGTTTAGTTATCTGGTTGCATCTTTTGCAAGTATCTTTTGCTGGATGGTGTATTCATCTGCCAGAGCAGCCATATCAAAATACCATGCAGTGGCTTAAGCCACAGAAATTTACTTTCAGtttcacagttcaggaggctggaagtccaaaagcaaggtgtcagcaagggCGGTTTCCCCTGAGGCCTCCCCCTTGGCTCTAGATGGCCATCTTTTTGCTGTGCCCTCACGTTGTCTCTCCTCTGTGCACGCACATCCTTGGTGTCTCTTTGTGTCCAATTTCCTCTTCCTCTAAGCACACCAGTCAGGTTCAATTAGGGCCActcagcctcattttaacttaatcatctctttaaaggccttactccaaatacagtcacgttctgaggtactggagatTAGCACTTCAACACGTGAGTTTTAAGAGAGAAGGGATACAGTTCAGCCTATAGGTGGTAAACAAGAAAATGTTTTCCTCAAAACTGGCATTTCAGAGGTGCTTTATGGCAGATGGGAGTTTTACACCTGTTTGCATTTTTTCAAGCTGAAAGTGTGACCATGCTTTAGGATTAAAAAGCTGAAATGCTCTGATTTTTCCTTTGTGTCTGTATAAGAAGATAAACCAGAATTTCTCAACAGAATTTGGTTCTTCTGGAAATACGCCATTGGATCTCTTCTTTGTTAGAACATTCCATTCAGTTCTTCAGTTTATGATGCTCTGATCTGCACACAGTATCCTCAGTTATCCCCGGCTCGGTCCCTCATTGGACAGCTACTCATTCACTATCAGTACAGACAGCTGTGCCAGGCagtgctggggcggggggggggggcatgggATATAATTTCAAGCCCATGATGCCTTCCAAGATCTGTACTGAGAGACATCACCATCAAGGCCTGACTACCAGAAATGCAGCTCATCCACTCCCCATGGTCATGGGCCCTGGAAACGGAACGCAAAATtgttcagaccttttttttttttcccgaaagAAGGGGATCAATCGTTCACATCTCATTCTAATTAGTTCTGTGACTCCAGAAAGGGGATGTGCTCTAAATGAGCACGTCTGCCCCCTGACTAGAGCCACACAGAGTAGCGGTGCACGAAGCAGCCACTGTCAGCGTTTGTGAGAGGTATTTGGTGAAGCAGCTCTGCGAACCATCTTTATTTAGTGAATaacattctcaccagcacttcCTAACAGTGTCCTCTCCTCTGGGGTCCAGCGGAGGAGCTTCTCTCTTCTCAGCGCGGTCTCCTGATGCTTGTTTCACTGTTAGAAATGGAATCttgtaacaaaatatttttctcatgttcAAAGAGCTGAAAAGCTTCCAACCAAATTTGTGGCCAACCACTTGTAAATGTACAGGATTCCATGACACCCACTGatgcacttttaaaaaaagaaagcttaatgCCATCTTACTTTTGTTTCTGTCATCTCACTTTCctgattttaatttactttttcttgcTATATCATGTGTCTATTTGAAAATCACAACTTCTGGGTAGGAACTTTTGATATTTTCTCAATTACTGTGGATATGTGTATGgttatgtgagtgtgtgtggggaaAGAGTTAAATGTGCCCCCTCTTTTTGCGAGTGAGATGGAGCTTTCATAACAACTTGTATCCAACTTTTCCCTTCGCAAGAAGCAAACGTGACAGAACTCACTGGAGACTGTGCACCTTCTCTATGACTCGGAGGAAATGGTTTAAACGTTCTAGCTCCAATACCTCTGCCACCTCTAGGACAGAAGCAACTGCTATATCTTGCTTTTTCTCCTAGAAAGAAAACAACCTTTTAAGGGAAGAGCCAGGTGTTGTGTAAGAACGCAATCATGCACTAAACTCATCCAGAGCAAAAAAACCAGCGAGATCACCTTAGAGCCTTAACTCGGAACACACGTAGTAAAGGTTAAGACCTGTGGAAAGCTAAGAACCCGCTCAAGGTATCCAGACCACCCCCAGAAGGACGTAGGCAGGCGGTGGCTAGAGGAACATTTCAAGGAAAGTCCTTTGGGAAACTTGTTCCACGAGGGGAACGCATTTCGGGGAGAAGCGACAGCACCATGGACAGCACCAAGCCTAGCGCGCTGGGGCGGGGACAGCCGGCAGCACCGGGGACAGCGCCAGCGCGGGCGCCGCCAGCTCCCGGCGTGAGGCGGCCTTATCAGCTGACGCCTTACGTAGGCTGGATCCCCAGCTCGATAAGACAGGTCTGGGTGGGCGCGCCAGCATTCGCTCTCCGGGGCCGGAGCCGCAGCCCCAGACGGGGCGGGGAAGGGGCGGGCGAAGAGCAGAAGGCCGGACCTAGAAAGCAGGTCCCTGCTTGGCTCCCCCAGCACGGGGTTGAGGTTGCAGCCCGCTGCCGCCGCGGGCGAGAGGGGCGGGCAGGGAGGCCGCGCGGCGAGAACCGCTGCTCTGACGCACCAGCCCGTCTCTCGGCGCCCACACGCTCCGGGGGCgcccagctcctcctccactTGGGAGATGCCCGACTCTGGGCGACCAGACTGCTGTCTCCGCCGAGGCGAAGAGCCCCGGTCACGTGACAGCTTAGACGGGCCCCGGCTGCGAGACCCAGCCCCTCGCCTCTGCTCTCCCAGCCCCTGAGGGCTCCAGACCTGCCGCGGCTCCCAGCCCagcgccctcctctcctctccgcCACACCGTCTCCCACGGGGGCTCACTGGCAGGAGGTCGGCGCAAGTTCCACAGACACTCTCCAGAAACCCTGCCACTGGTCAGAGGTGACAAACGTCCGGAGTGGCTTCCGACACAGTGGTCACCACACATCCTCCTGAGCGCGCCTTCTCCACGCACCGGTGAGCCCGCCTCCTGACCCAGACATGGATCTGCCCGTGAACCTCACCTACTTTATCctctccacccccgcccctctGGAGACCAACCGCAGCTTCGACGCAGAAGACCCGCGCCCCAGCCTGCCCCTCCTCTCCGTCTTCGGCGTGCTTGTTCTCACCCTGCTGGGCTTCCTGGTGGCAGCGACGTTCGCCTGGAACCTGCTGGTGCTGGCGACCATTCTCCGCGTGCGCACGTTCCATCGTGTTCCGCACAACCTGGTGGCATCCATGGCCATCTCGGACGTGCTGGTGGCTGCTCTGGTCATGCCGCTGAGCCTGGTGCACGAGCTGTCCGGGCGCCGCTGGCAGCTGGGCCGGCGGCTGTGCCAGCTTTGGATCGCATGCGACGTGCTCTGCTGCACGGCCAGCATCTGGAATGTGACGGCCATCGCGCTGGACCGCTACTGGTCCATCACCCGTCACCTGGAATACACGCTGCGCGTCCGCAAGCGCGTCTCCAACGTAATGATCACGCTCACCTGGGCGCTCTCCGCAGTCATCTCCCTGGCCCCGCTGCTCTTCGGCTGGGGGGAGACCTACTCTGAGGGCAGCGAGGAGTGCCAGGTGAGCCGCGAGCCCTCCTACACCGTGTTCTCCACCGTGGGCGCCTTCTACCTGCCGCTCTGCGTGGTGCTCTTCGTGTACTGGAAGATCTACAAGGCGGCCAAGGTCCGCGTGGGCCCCCGGAAGGCCAACAGCGTCTCCCCCGTATCCGAAGCTGTGGAGGTGGGTGTTAACGTGATCCTTAAAAATACTTGGCTTGCATCTGCCCAGGCCTCATCCCCAGCACATCTCCCCACACATCCGTAGAAAGTGGGACTTCTTAGTATTTTGGCgggggctggaggggaagggaaggaggtagactgggagagagaaagaaagcgtCACAGACTCTGCTCTGACTTGCTCAGATTCACGGAGCAGGTCATCTCTCATGGGTTCTTTCCCTATATACAAAACGAGGGATCTGGACTACATAATTCTACAGGGTCCCACTAGGCTTGAAAATTCTATGGATCTATAACATCCTTTAGGACGCCTGAGGAAGTTGGTGTCTTCTGGGGCTGCACTAGAGAAAAGTGCAGCTTCCTGCATTGACAGTGGGGGGTGTTtgaggaggtgggaagggagtCGGGACGGGAGTCGGGACGGTCATCTGACTTGGCAGGAAGACTGCCATACATCAGGCAAAGCAGGGTAGTGTTTCAACccagtctgtttttttctttgccaatTAATTTTGTGAAGTGTGGTACCTCCTGGGTTACTGTCGTGCTCAGCACCCGCCTCTCCTCACGCAAGATTAAAGATGCTGTTTACACCTGTCTCAGAGCCTGCCCTCGTTATGTGCTCCCACTGCCTGTCGTGCTACTTTCTGGGCCTGTCCCCACCCCTGATCAGACTGTGCGTGCAGCTGAGGACCACTTGCTTGCCTCCCGGGACATGAGTAAAGCTGCAGGAGGAAATTAAAACGCTAAGGCAGACAATTGCCCAGCTCTTTACAAGTGGCATTTAAGGTACGGCAACTGCTACAGCACCCGTGAGGGCTCTTCTCTCATCTTCTCTCCATCCACGCTTTCCTCCTTTTTGTTCACTCTTGGTAATCTGACCCTACGATTCAAGATTCAGGGACCATAAGAGTTCACGTGAATCCACCGGCTGTGCAGGCTGCCCACCCGCTACCGCACTCATTGCCAAGGGTGATCCCTTGGACCTGATTCACACATTTAAGTTAGATCAGAATACTTCGCAGCACCCATTGCTGTGACTGGTTCTGGGACAACAAAGCAAATTCAATCAAGCACCCTGAGCACATACTGCAGGCTTGCTGCAAGGGGTCAAGGAATGACAAAGACATCATCTTTGCCTATGAAGAGTCTGGTCTAGTGAGAGAGACATGCATTGTGAACGCTGCAATATGATTGTATTTTTCGAGAGTCAGTAGCTAATTCCAAGTATAACCAGTCAGTCAAGCTTAGAGGAACCAGAGGTGTAGGtaggggagaaaggggagggcaTCATTCTagaaacaagaaggaaaaagggGGTCAGAGGGCACCTGTCCTTTTATCTAGAACAAAAGTCTCACCCAAATTACCCTCCCCTACCCCAGGGAATATCTGGaatgtctggagatgtttttgATTACCCAGACTTGGGGACAGGGTACTAATGGCATCTAGCGTGTAGAgagcagggatgctgctaaacgtgGTACAACACACAGGACAGCCTGAACGACAAAGAACTATTCagaccaaaatgttaatagtgccaaATGTGGGAAACCCCGACCTATTAGATTTCTAAACTGGACAAAGAGTGCTGATGGGTAAGAGTGCCACCAAACTGCCTGGAGTGTCCATGTGTGTGTGCATCCACCCCAATTCCAGGTCAGGAACAAGGGGGCTGGCTGCCCACCAAGGCCCTCCTTACACAGATCCTCTTCTGCCAGGGCACTTATCCAGGTAAACACAATTTATAATTAATACCGAACAACTTTAAAAgggaaaagcaattatacttctgTCTCAGAGGGCTTAGTGTGGAAGGAAGAGGGGTTTTCA
This genomic window from Eubalaena glacialis isolate mEubGla1 chromosome 8, mEubGla1.1.hap2.+ XY, whole genome shotgun sequence contains:
- the HTR5A gene encoding 5-hydroxytryptamine receptor 5A, whose translation is MDLPVNLTYFILSTPAPLETNRSFDAEDPRPSLPLLSVFGVLVLTLLGFLVAATFAWNLLVLATILRVRTFHRVPHNLVASMAISDVLVAALVMPLSLVHELSGRRWQLGRRLCQLWIACDVLCCTASIWNVTAIALDRYWSITRHLEYTLRVRKRVSNVMITLTWALSAVISLAPLLFGWGETYSEGSEECQVSREPSYTVFSTVGAFYLPLCVVLFVYWKIYKAAKVRVGPRKANSVSPVSEAVEVKASARQPETVFTVRHASVTFQTGGDTWRAQKEQRAALMVGILIGVFVLCWIPFFTTELVSPLCSCDIPATWKSVFLWLGYSNSFFNPLIYTAFNKNYNSAFKNFFSRHQ